The Immundisolibacter sp. region GTCAGAACGGTGACCGGCAAGGCCGCCAGGTGCTCGTCGATCTCGTCGCCATGACCATCGTAGAAGCGGCCGCCGTGAATGGAAAACGGCATGAACACCAGCGACGCATCGCGCGACAACGCGTATAGCGCATCCGGGCTGTCCTGTTCGGTTACCTCGACTGTGGCATCAATCCGCACCTCGCGCAGTCGGCTTTCGATCGACTCGGCGAGCGCCTTGGCATCGCCGTCGGCCGGCGGTAGCGACACCACGCGCAAGCTGGCGCCATCCCAGTCGTCGCTGCGCAACATCAGGTGCCCCAGCAGGAGCATCAGATCGCCGGTCGCACCGGGCATCCACCAGATGTCGACCCGGCGCTCCTGCGGCGCCTGTTCGTTCAAGGCTGTCCATTCGTCATCGTTCGCGTCAAGCATCAGCAAGTTGCAGCCGAGCCGGAAGGCGGTGCGCAGATTGCCGCCGAAACGCGCGGTCGAGAGCGTGCGCAGCAGGCTCGATTCCTTCATCCAGTTCACCACCGCGGTATTGACGCGCAACGGGCCGATGCCGGCGCTCTGCACGATGATGCCGATTGCCTCGTCCAGGTTGCCGGTGCTCACCACCAGCGGCTGGGCATTACTGCCGGCGGCAGTGAGCTCCTGGCGCAGCGCCACTTCCGCAGCGGCCCGCTGCTCGACTGCCCGCGCGCCCTGCATTTCCAGCACGCGCACCACCGATACCAGGCCGGCCCCGCCCTCCACCCACTGGGCGAATCTCAACAGCCGTTCACGACGTTCCTGGTCGTCGGAGAACACCAGCAGTTGCGGCCGCCAGTCACGCGCCCGGGCCGGCTCGGCCTCCGCCGCCAGCAGGTGTTCCCTGACCCGATGCAAGTGAAAGGAACGCCGGCTGTCGGCCCAGCGCGCCGGCACCGCCCGCAAGCGCACGTACTGGTAGACGGCGAACACAATCGCCGCCGCGCCGATGGCCGCCGTGACGTTCAGCGCCGCCATCACCGCCAGACAGCCGACCGCGCCGACCAGGCTGACGCGCTGGCTGAAGAAGCGAAAACTCGGCCGAAACGCCGGACTGGCCGCCTGCGCCTCGTACCAGGTGGCGTAATTGAGCAGGCCGTAGGACAGCAAAAACCACATCGACACCAGCGCAGCCACCGCGTTGAGGCTGCCAGCCAACACGACGGTCAGTGCAATGGCGCCTGCCAGCAGCACCGCCCGACGCGGGTTGGCGCTGGCACCACTGCCGACCGCGAACGGCCGCAGTAGCGGCAGTACCTCGTCACGCCCCATCGCCTGCAGGATGCGCGGCGCGCCCAGGAACGAAGCCAGCGCCGACGACAACGTGGCGGCGATCACGCCCGCATCGAAGGTCACCGGCCACTGCGACAGCCGGCGCATGGCAAAGCCATCCTGCGCCAGGTCGGCATTGGACGCCGCCCCTGCGAACAAAAATGCCGCCGCGAAATACACCAGCATCGACAAACCCACCGCCGCAAACGTGCCCAGCGGGATGGCGCGTGCCGGGTCGCGCAGGTCGCCCGACATGCTTACTCCCTGGGTGAAGCCGGTCACCGCCGGAAAGAACACGGCAAACACCATCCAGAACGGCGGCGCCGCCAGCGGCTGCGCAAGATTGGCGCGCAGAGCCTCGCCATGCCACACCGGCATGGCACCCAGCGCAAAGGACACCAAGGCCATCACCAGCAAGGTCATCACCACATACTGGAAGCGGGTGGCCCAATCGGCCCCCGCCCAGGCCACCGCGAACAGGCCGGCCACTGCCGCCGCGGCAATCCCGCGACTGGCCCACGGCCCGCTCAGACCAATGATGCTGGTCATCGCCTCGGCAAAGCCGATGCAATAAAAGCCGATCGCGACCGCCTGGGCCAGAAACAGCACCAGACCGATGGCGCCGCCAAAACCCAGGCCCAGCGTGCGCGAGATCAGGTAGTAATCGCCGCCGCCCTTGACGCGCAGATTGGTGGCAATAGCCGCCACCGACAGGCTGGTAACGATGGAGATCAGATGAGCGGCTGCCAGTATCAGCAGGGCCTCGACCAAGCCAACACTGCCGACCACGTAGCCGAGCCGCAGGAACAGCACGATGCCCAGGATCGTGAGCAGGCTCGGCGTGAACACGCCGGCAAAAGCACCCAAACGCCCCTCTGGCAAGCGATCGGCCGCCTTGGAATCACTGATCAAGAAACGCTCCGTTCGCCGGTGGCCCGCGGATGCCGCTGGAGGCACCACAACCAGATGCCCTCCCTACCCGCGGCCGCGGACCGGGTCCGCTTATTCTGCATGATAAAGAACGCTATCCCAGAGCCGCTTCCAGGCGGGTTTACTTCATGATCGCAGTGGCTACCCTGGCGCGGCGCTTGACGGGCGCCAAGGGCCGGAGTGAACTGCCACCTGCAGGCATATCCGACCACGGGGGGTGACCATGTCCCAACATCACGCGCTTCAGTTCCCGGGCGAGAGCGCGGCTTATCGCAGCGCGCGCGACGCGCTGCTTGAAGCCGAATCGGCGCTGCGCAGACAACTTGAGAACGTCGCCGCATTGCGTCGGACGCTACCGCCTGGAGGAGCGCTGGCGCAGGACTATGACTTCGCTGATGCCGCCACCGGTGAGCAGGTTCGACTATCGGAACTGTTCTCGCCGGGGCATGACACCCTCGTGGTCTACGGCTATATGTACGCGCCGCAGGCGGCCGCGCCCTGCCCGCTGTGCACATCCATGCTCGACAGCCTGGCCGGGGCCGCCGCGCACCTCGCCCAGCACCTTGATCTGGTGGTGGTCGCCAAGGCCGCGCCGCAACAGCTCAAGGCGGTTGCCGACGAGCGCGGCTGGGGTGGTCTGCGGTTGCTGTCCTGGGGCAATACGACTTTTGGGCGCGACTATCTGACGGAAACCGCCGACGGTGCGCAGATGCCCATGCTCAACGTGTTTCAGCGCAGCGCCTCGGGCATCCATCACGCCTGGGGCAGCGAACTGCTCTACGCCCCCCGTGAGCCTGGCCTGCACAGCCGCCATGTGGACCTGATGTGGCCGCTGTGGAATGTGCTCGATTTCACCCCCGCCGGTCGCGGTGGCGACTGGCTGCCGCGTTTGCATTACGACTGATATGGCCCGGCCACCGTCAGAGCAGTCTCGACCCTGGCCGGTTATGCTCTTGAAGCCGAGCGAGTTCATGGATTCCACGGAGCAAAACAATGACCGGACGATTGGCAGGAAAAGTGGCACTGATCACCGGCACGGCGGACGGCCAGGGACGGGCGGCGGCGCTCGCCTTCGCCCGCGAAGGCGCGAAAGTTGTCGGCTGTGACCTGAAAACCGAGCTGGCCGAGGAAACCGTCGCCCTGGTTCGCCACGCCGGGGGCGAGATGGTGTCCATGCAACCGCTGAACCTGAATGACGAGGACCAGCTCAAGACCTGGATCGACTTCGCGGTCAGCCACTACGGCGACTTCGACATCCTGTACAACAATGCCTCCGGGGTCCGAGGCGGCACCATCGAGAGCCTGACCCGGGCTGACTGGGACTTCAACCTGGCCAACGAGGTCACCATCCTGTTCCTGGCCATCAAGCACGCCCTGCCGGTGTTCAAGCGCCGAGGCGGCGGGGTGATCCTGAATACCGGATCGGTCGCCGGCATGGTCGGCGCGGCCATGCCTGGCAATATTGCCGGCAACTTCGTGCACAACGTATCCAAGGCGGCGGTAATCCGCATGACGGAACACCTGGCGATAGAACTGTCGCCCTGGAACATTCGGGTCAACACCGTTTCGCCCGGCCTGATCGACACCCCGGCCACCCGCCCGCTGCTGGATGTCGGCGGCACAGAACCGTTCACCCGCTCGCTACTGATTCGCCGCCCTGGCCAGAGCGAGGACATTGCCCGCGCGGCGGTGTTCATGTGCTCCGACGAGGCGGACTACATCACCGGCGTGAATCTGCCGGTGGATGGGGGCTGGACCGCCTCCGGCGGCCTGGGTCAACCAGACCCGCAGATGGCGCGGATTTTCGGCGAGGCCATGAACGCGCTGTCCAACATACCGGGTGGGCGATCCTAGCAGCCCTCTCGACTGCAAACCCGCGTGTCGCGGCCGCGACACGCGAGGTTGAAAAAGGGCCTTTCGGCCCTTTTTCAATGATCGATGCCTATGGCACCAGTTCCATGTCTTCGAAGTCCCAGACGCCGGGCTCGTCTGGCGCATGGAACAGCTCCACCGCAAGGCTCACGTCCATGAACGCCTTGGCCAGATGCAACAGACGTCGCTCGGGCCGCTCCAGATCCGCCTCGGCCGGCGGGAAGTCCCGCAGGTAGGTCAGGATGTCGTCCATATGAGGACACATGGCATCGTAAAACGCGCGCAGCGCCGGCATGGCACTGCTGGCGCGCAGCCGCAGGCGTTCTTTGGTGGTGGGCGCAGCCCAGTCCAGGTGAGCGGCCAGGGCAGCGAACCGTTCCGGCAATTCAGTGTTGTTCATGTCATTGCTACCCGGGTTACCAGCCGTGACCAATCTGGTCGGCAAGGACTTTGTAGGCATGCCGCACCATGATCTCCATCTCGCCAACCTGCTGATGTTTCTTGGCACCCGAGCGCAGGTTGGTCTGAATCATGGCCAGGTTGGGCAGGTCTTCGCGGATCACGTCCCGCAGGTAGGCCCGGTTGTACTCGGCGGCCACCTCGCCGGCGGCGTCCTGCGGCGGGCGCATGTGCACCATGAAATCCCAGCGCGTGCGATCGTGACTGAGCGGCCAGTAGTCCTGGGTCACGAAAAAGCCCTGCAGGGACTGCAGATTGCACATCGGAAAGATGATCATGATGTCGGTCAGCCAATCCGGCAGCTGCAGCGGGTTGATCTGCGGCGGATTACCCTGGCCCTGCTTGGCCATATCCGGCGCCAAAGTGGCGTTGCCGCTGTATTTGCGCGCCAGGGTCTCGGCGAAGGTCGGTGTGTGCTGGATATTGCTGGTGGCCGACACGGCGCGGTGGGTCGTATACAGACGCGCCGCATCGACGCGACCGTTCGGATTCTCGCGGCTGATCGCGATGTCCCCGGCCGAGGCGCCGTGGACGGTCGAAAAGTGGTAGCTCTCGACAAAGGCATCGAGCACGATCTTCCAGTTGGCCGGCACGATGGCCGAAAAGCGCCCGATGAATTCGAACTGCGGGAAGAAACCGCCAAACCCGCTATAGATATCCTCGCCAAGGTACTCGCGCAGGGTTTTAGCCGGCTGCGGATCGACGTTGACGAAGATGAACCCCTCCCAGGTGTCGCAAGCGACCTCGGTCAGGCCATGTTCGGCCTTGCACAGGTTCGGAAACAGATGCTCTTCCGGCACGGTCACCAGGCTGCCGTCCAGGCCGTAGCTCCAACTGTGGAAACGGCAGGTAAAACCCGGGACGTTGCCTGAAGGCGCGTAAGCCACCCGGTTGGTGCGATGCGAACAGGCGTTGTGAAAGGCGCGGATGCGCTGGTCGCGGCCCCGCACCACGAGCACCGAGGTATCGCACACCTCCAGCTCCTTGACGAAATAATCGCCGGGACCAACCAGCTGCTGCTCCAGACCCACCCGCAACCAGCTCTTCTTGAACACCCGCTCCTTTTCCAGGGCAAAGTACTCAGGCGTAAAAAACTCGCCAATCGGCAACGGGCCACTGGGCACATTGCTGGCACCGGTCAGGTGCTGGACGATCTGGACAGGCTGATTCAAAACTTACCTTCCTTGGTTTGGAGTGGGTTTGGCCTGATCGACGCGTTCGATAATCGGGCACGACGATACCTGCGTCGCTAGTGCCGTCTATCTGCCGACTGGCGTATGTCCTAACATGCGTTAAGGATACGCTGAACGACGCACAGGGAGGCTTCATGTTGCGAAGAATCACCCACCGGACAACCTACCGTGCGCTTTGGACACTGCTGCTGACGCTATTGTGCGTTTCGCCGACGCGCGCCGTGGGCCTGTACGGCACGGTTCGCGATACGGCCGACCAGCCCCTGCGTGGCGTCATGGTCACCGTGACCAGCGCCAGCGCGGCAGCCCCGGTGACCAAAGTGTTCAGCGATGGCAGCGGTGCGTTTCGGGTGCCAGACCTTGGTGCCGGGGTGCGCGTGAACTCCCTGTACGTGAAGGCGAGCCGCCTGGGGTATCGGCAGACGCAGCCCGCCGCCGCCGCAGTGACAGACCTGCGTCCACCAGTCAGCGGCGATGCCGCCAAGGTAGACTTCGTGCTCGAACCGGTGTCCGACGTGGCCGAACAGGTGTCGGCCTCGGCCTGGCTGGCGCGCCTGCCCGATAGCCCGCAGCGACAGCAGGTGGCAGTCCTGTGCACGCAGTGCCACCAGATGCCGTCGCCGCGCGTGAAGCGCTTTGCCGCCACACTCGCCGACCAGCCCCTGACGCAGCGGGTCGATGCCTGGCGCGCCATCATCAAGATGATGCGCACCGTGGGTATCTACGGTGCCTTGCAGGCCGAACACGCCGCGCCGCTATCCATGGAAGAACTGGCCAAGCCCGAACAGAGCATGTTCAGCCAGGTCGACGAAGACTTGTTGGCGCCCTATCTTGCGGAGCATTTTCCCAGCCAGTTCGATACCTATCCGGTAGCCGAAGCGGCCCGCCTGCAAGCTCCGCTCGGCGTCACTGGTCGCACCGTGATTCGCGAGTATCCGTGGCCCGAGGGTTCCTTCGTGCGCGAGACGGCGGTGGTCGACGGCCAGGTATGGGTGTGCGATATCGCCCGCAACCGCATCGGTCGGCTGGACCCGACAAGCGGTGCTTACCTGTGGCAGGACGTGCCGTTACTGGGCGCGCCCGCGCCCCATACGCTGGTTCCGGATGGCGTCGGCAATATCTGGATGACCCTGCTGGGCAGCGCCGGCCAGATGGCGGCGCGCTTCACCCCGGCCAACAATCAATGGCGCATATATGACGGCTTTCCGGTCGGCCACATGGCGCACGACCTGTCGCCAGGCCCGGGCTACCGCATGGCCTTCGACCCCCAGGGCTACGGCTGGGCGACCGTCATCAGCCACAACCAGGTTGTCGGCTTTCATCAGGACAGTGGCCAGGTCCTCGGCCCGTTCGACCTGCCATTGCCGGAGGGTGAGAACCCGATTCACGTCTCGGTGTATGGCGGGGCACTCAGCCCGGACGGCAATTACTGGTACGCCCAGTATTTTGGTGAGGTCGGGCGTTTCAACACCAAGACACGGCGTGTCGATCACCGCATCGAACTGCCGCGCGGCAGCGGCCCGCACCGCATGGTGCTGGACGAAAAAGGCCTGCTTTACGTGTCCCTGATCGGCGCCGGACAGATATTGGTGTACGACACTGCTGCGCTGGGGGAAGTGGAGCGCATCACGCTACCGGATACC contains the following coding sequences:
- a CDS encoding amino acid permease, producing the protein MISDSKAADRLPEGRLGAFAGVFTPSLLTILGIVLFLRLGYVVGSVGLVEALLILAAAHLISIVTSLSVAAIATNLRVKGGGDYYLISRTLGLGFGGAIGLVLFLAQAVAIGFYCIGFAEAMTSIIGLSGPWASRGIAAAAVAGLFAVAWAGADWATRFQYVVMTLLVMALVSFALGAMPVWHGEALRANLAQPLAAPPFWMVFAVFFPAVTGFTQGVSMSGDLRDPARAIPLGTFAAVGLSMLVYFAAAFLFAGAASNADLAQDGFAMRRLSQWPVTFDAGVIAATLSSALASFLGAPRILQAMGRDEVLPLLRPFAVGSGASANPRRAVLLAGAIALTVVLAGSLNAVAALVSMWFLLSYGLLNYATWYEAQAASPAFRPSFRFFSQRVSLVGAVGCLAVMAALNVTAAIGAAAIVFAVYQYVRLRAVPARWADSRRSFHLHRVREHLLAAEAEPARARDWRPQLLVFSDDQERRERLLRFAQWVEGGAGLVSVVRVLEMQGARAVEQRAAAEVALRQELTAAGSNAQPLVVSTGNLDEAIGIIVQSAGIGPLRVNTAVVNWMKESSLLRTLSTARFGGNLRTAFRLGCNLLMLDANDDEWTALNEQAPQERRVDIWWMPGATGDLMLLLGHLMLRSDDWDGASLRVVSLPPADGDAKALAESIESRLREVRIDATVEVTEQDSPDALYALSRDASLVFMPFSIHGGRFYDGHGDEIDEHLAALPVTVLTLAAQDVALEADPDQPVEVNGGVGEAAADSKPPVR
- a CDS encoding DUF899 family protein, giving the protein MSQHHALQFPGESAAYRSARDALLEAESALRRQLENVAALRRTLPPGGALAQDYDFADAATGEQVRLSELFSPGHDTLVVYGYMYAPQAAAPCPLCTSMLDSLAGAAAHLAQHLDLVVVAKAAPQQLKAVADERGWGGLRLLSWGNTTFGRDYLTETADGAQMPMLNVFQRSASGIHHAWGSELLYAPREPGLHSRHVDLMWPLWNVLDFTPAGRGGDWLPRLHYD
- a CDS encoding SDR family NAD(P)-dependent oxidoreductase, with translation MTGRLAGKVALITGTADGQGRAAALAFAREGAKVVGCDLKTELAEETVALVRHAGGEMVSMQPLNLNDEDQLKTWIDFAVSHYGDFDILYNNASGVRGGTIESLTRADWDFNLANEVTILFLAIKHALPVFKRRGGGVILNTGSVAGMVGAAMPGNIAGNFVHNVSKAAVIRMTEHLAIELSPWNIRVNTVSPGLIDTPATRPLLDVGGTEPFTRSLLIRRPGQSEDIARAAVFMCSDEADYITGVNLPVDGGWTASGGLGQPDPQMARIFGEAMNALSNIPGGRS
- a CDS encoding aromatic ring-hydroxylating dioxygenase subunit alpha; amino-acid sequence: MNQPVQIVQHLTGASNVPSGPLPIGEFFTPEYFALEKERVFKKSWLRVGLEQQLVGPGDYFVKELEVCDTSVLVVRGRDQRIRAFHNACSHRTNRVAYAPSGNVPGFTCRFHSWSYGLDGSLVTVPEEHLFPNLCKAEHGLTEVACDTWEGFIFVNVDPQPAKTLREYLGEDIYSGFGGFFPQFEFIGRFSAIVPANWKIVLDAFVESYHFSTVHGASAGDIAISRENPNGRVDAARLYTTHRAVSATSNIQHTPTFAETLARKYSGNATLAPDMAKQGQGNPPQINPLQLPDWLTDIMIIFPMCNLQSLQGFFVTQDYWPLSHDRTRWDFMVHMRPPQDAAGEVAAEYNRAYLRDVIREDLPNLAMIQTNLRSGAKKHQQVGEMEIMVRHAYKVLADQIGHGW